A DNA window from Streptomyces sp. CA-278952 contains the following coding sequences:
- a CDS encoding glycoside hydrolase domain-containing protein: MADEMVRIAQRFVNTTYGNGATLGISKLEEDGRTGWPVMYALTRALQYEMGITNLSNAFGPTTMAAIAEKYGKLDESNIPSANFCRIIQSALYCKGYDGGDIDGVYNSRVKAAVAELHQDMGLGVTYPGSALWPKTAKGLFNMDAYVTVSGGSPAIRSIQQWLNGRYILRKDFYVIPCDGHHSRTVSQSMLYAVQYELGMADGVANGFFGPGTRGGLANHTVSEGSTGTWTQLFSAGMILNGRSAVTFTSAFGSTLASETAAFQSFVELPVTGKGDFPTWASLLVSYGDQSRRGEACDGVTKITPARAATLKAEGIKYVGRYLLNPSTTSLPEKEIQPGELQTIADNGLRCYPIYQTYGRDAEGFSYPSGNADGFAAVNAAQRHGFKNGARIFFAVDFDAYDYEVTQSILPYFKGVEDAMAISGNPYRIGVYGPRNVCIRVSEAGHATASFVSDMSSGFSGNYGYPLPPNWAYDQIVTRTLGTGEGAINLDHNIASGRDIGEGSFNPPRVEGPDASFTMEYRLALHNDVGAYMRSIGFPDADANRIFTHTECLDTVLAHDALITDLSHQYNMRKALIQTSAYWEMRHYDAVDLTVDAAVAYYHTGVGGGMTPVRDSSTGIAQISGEVGIRAWNHCIGKGLASGTVLDPGKDADIWNMWQRVNQNNAHAVRTVSLIHLWDAGGKPGGNNPPGGETTLRAMNLNYTQFEIFEVLRRYQGWGNEAEAHATKRMALYQVFEKYNALSRK; this comes from the coding sequence ATGGCTGATGAAATGGTCCGTATCGCCCAGAGGTTCGTGAATACGACCTATGGGAACGGCGCGACACTGGGGATATCGAAGCTGGAGGAGGACGGGCGCACCGGCTGGCCCGTGATGTATGCCCTGACCCGGGCTCTTCAGTACGAAATGGGCATCACGAACCTGTCCAACGCCTTCGGTCCGACCACGATGGCGGCGATCGCCGAAAAGTACGGCAAGCTGGATGAATCAAACATACCTTCAGCCAATTTCTGCCGGATCATCCAGTCCGCCTTGTACTGCAAAGGTTACGACGGCGGCGACATCGACGGCGTCTACAACTCCAGGGTCAAGGCCGCTGTAGCCGAGTTGCACCAGGACATGGGCCTGGGCGTCACCTACCCGGGCAGCGCGCTGTGGCCGAAGACCGCCAAGGGCCTGTTCAACATGGACGCCTACGTCACGGTGAGCGGTGGGTCGCCGGCCATCCGCTCCATCCAGCAGTGGCTGAACGGCCGGTACATTCTCCGCAAGGACTTCTACGTCATCCCCTGCGACGGTCATCACTCCCGGACCGTTTCCCAGTCGATGCTGTACGCCGTTCAGTACGAACTCGGCATGGCCGACGGCGTGGCCAACGGATTCTTCGGACCGGGAACCAGGGGCGGCCTGGCGAACCACACCGTCTCAGAAGGGTCGACCGGCACCTGGACCCAGCTCTTCAGTGCCGGGATGATCCTCAACGGCCGTTCGGCGGTGACGTTCACCAGCGCGTTCGGCAGCACCCTGGCAAGTGAGACGGCTGCGTTCCAGAGCTTCGTGGAGCTGCCGGTCACCGGCAAGGGCGACTTCCCCACGTGGGCGTCCTTGCTGGTCTCCTACGGCGATCAGAGCCGCAGGGGGGAGGCCTGCGACGGGGTCACCAAGATCACTCCGGCCAGGGCGGCGACCCTGAAGGCCGAGGGGATCAAGTACGTGGGCCGCTACCTGCTCAACCCCAGCACGACCAGCCTTCCCGAGAAGGAGATCCAGCCCGGGGAACTTCAGACGATCGCGGACAACGGGCTTCGCTGTTATCCCATCTACCAGACCTACGGCAGGGACGCCGAAGGCTTCAGTTACCCCTCCGGGAACGCCGACGGTTTCGCGGCCGTCAACGCCGCCCAACGGCACGGCTTCAAGAATGGAGCCAGAATATTCTTCGCCGTGGACTTCGACGCCTACGACTACGAAGTCACGCAGAGTATTCTGCCCTACTTCAAGGGCGTAGAAGACGCTATGGCCATATCTGGCAACCCGTATCGCATCGGCGTCTACGGACCGCGGAACGTATGCATCCGGGTGTCCGAAGCGGGCCACGCCACAGCGAGCTTCGTCTCCGACATGTCGAGCGGATTCTCCGGCAATTACGGCTATCCCCTGCCGCCCAACTGGGCATACGACCAGATCGTCACCAGGACGCTCGGCACGGGCGAGGGCGCCATCAACCTCGATCACAACATCGCCTCCGGCCGTGACATCGGCGAAGGTTCTTTCAACCCGCCCCGGGTGGAGGGCCCCGACGCCTCCTTCACCATGGAGTACCGGCTGGCACTGCACAACGACGTCGGCGCCTACATGCGGTCGATCGGCTTCCCCGACGCCGACGCCAACCGCATCTTCACGCACACCGAGTGCCTCGACACTGTGCTCGCTCACGATGCCCTGATCACCGACCTGTCGCATCAATACAACATGCGCAAGGCGCTGATCCAGACCTCCGCGTACTGGGAGATGCGCCACTACGACGCGGTCGACCTGACCGTGGACGCCGCTGTCGCGTACTACCACACCGGAGTCGGAGGGGGCATGACCCCCGTCCGTGACTCCTCCACAGGTATCGCGCAGATCAGCGGCGAAGTCGGTATCCGGGCCTGGAACCACTGCATCGGCAAGGGGCTCGCCAGCGGCACCGTTCTGGACCCGGGCAAGGACGCCGACATCTGGAACATGTGGCAGCGGGTCAATCAGAACAACGCACACGCCGTCAGGACCGTATCCCTCATCCACCTTTGGGACGCGGGCGGCAAGCCGGGCGGCAACAACCCGCCCGGGGGTGAGACCACCCTGCGCGCCATGAACCTGAACTACACCCAGTTCGAGATCTTCGAGGTGCTGCGCCGCTATCAGGGCTGGGGCAATGAGGCGGAGGCGCACGCGACCAAGCGCATGGCGCTGTACCAGGTCTTTGAGAAGTACAACGCCCTTTCCCGGAAGTAG
- a CDS encoding glycosyltransferase family 2 protein: MVKLSVIVPFFNVQAYAPDTLRSLRANAREDFEFLLVDDCSTDGTPRLLHRAADEIPGAVVLRHEVNGGLATARNTGLEAARGEYIAFLDGDDWLAPGHYERLVARTEALGCDFVRTDHVQVNGRSRTVRRVPHGPHGVVSDPRAAILPAHRTTSVDYAFAWAGLYHRRLLDRGLLHFTDGLRTAEDRPWIWRLHREAESFAALGLLSHFYRRGVATSLTQIGDVRQLDFLPAFDQVIAETAADRDADALLPKAVRTYCAVIAHHLGSLDKFEPAVARELKSRGTAALGRLPQRLLDEALDAMDVTRATRVRRLRRRPAAAKGASAA; this comes from the coding sequence GTGGTTAAGCTCTCCGTCATCGTGCCGTTCTTCAACGTGCAGGCCTACGCGCCCGACACGCTCAGAAGTCTGCGGGCCAACGCCCGCGAGGACTTCGAGTTCCTTCTCGTCGACGACTGTTCGACCGACGGGACACCCCGGCTGCTGCACCGGGCCGCCGACGAGATCCCGGGGGCCGTGGTGCTGCGGCACGAGGTGAACGGCGGTCTGGCGACCGCGCGCAACACCGGTCTGGAGGCCGCCCGCGGCGAGTACATCGCCTTCCTGGACGGCGACGACTGGCTGGCCCCCGGGCACTACGAGCGGCTGGTGGCCCGGACCGAGGCGCTGGGCTGCGACTTCGTGCGCACCGACCACGTCCAGGTGAACGGCAGGTCGCGGACCGTACGCCGGGTGCCGCACGGGCCGCACGGGGTCGTGAGCGACCCCCGAGCGGCGATCCTGCCCGCCCACCGCACCACGTCGGTGGATTACGCGTTCGCCTGGGCGGGCCTCTACCACCGGCGGCTGCTGGACCGGGGGTTGCTGCACTTCACCGACGGGCTGCGCACGGCCGAGGACCGGCCGTGGATCTGGCGGCTGCACCGGGAGGCGGAATCCTTCGCCGCCCTGGGCCTGCTCAGCCATTTCTACCGGCGCGGGGTGGCCACGTCGCTGACCCAGATCGGCGATGTGCGCCAACTCGATTTCCTGCCCGCTTTCGACCAGGTGATCGCCGAGACGGCCGCCGACCGTGACGCGGACGCTCTGCTGCCGAAGGCCGTACGCACGTATTGCGCGGTCATCGCCCACCATCTGGGCTCCCTGGATAAATTCGAACCGGCCGTGGCCCGCGAACTGAAGTCGCGCGGAACGGCGGCCCTGGGACGCCTGCCACAGCGGCTGCTGGACGAGGCTCTCGACGCCATGGACGTGACACGAGCGACCCGGGTGCGCAGGCTGCGCCGCCGCCCGGCCGCCGCGAAGGGGGCCTCGGCCGCATGA
- a CDS encoding ABC transporter permease, giving the protein MKGVGRFTRLLPSRRGGVVEPSRLRRRDLFAESLAGITQRPARSALTSVGTMLGVGTFVAVLGLTATASSQIDERFNALMATEVTVEDVSHTRTPFVDLAFPHDASERAERLNGVRHAGVLWPVQLNDERSVRSAPIEGTGGNGSLQVVAASPGVLSAAGADLSQGRIFDEWHDRTEQRVAVIGAGAAARLGIRTLENQPAVFVGDEAFLVIGIVADVQREADLLLSVVVPHATATQIWGVPRGNARMLISTDLGAATQVASEAPSAISPNHPDYFKAVPPPDPRTLRTEVSRDLDQLFLLLAVICLFIGTLGIANTTLVSVLERTGEIGLRRSLGARSRHITSQFLVESGMLGAMGGLVGTSLGVLSVVAVALVRDWTPVVHPTTVAAAPAIGLATGLLAGLYPAWRASRIQPVEALRR; this is encoded by the coding sequence ATGAAAGGCGTCGGACGATTCACCCGGCTGCTTCCGTCGCGGCGCGGAGGCGTGGTGGAGCCCTCGCGGCTCCGCCGCCGGGACCTCTTCGCCGAGTCCCTGGCCGGGATCACGCAGCGGCCCGCTCGCTCCGCGCTGACCTCGGTCGGCACCATGCTGGGCGTGGGGACGTTCGTCGCCGTGCTGGGGCTGACCGCGACAGCGTCGTCACAGATCGACGAGCGCTTCAACGCGCTGATGGCCACGGAGGTGACCGTCGAGGACGTGTCACACACCCGGACGCCTTTCGTGGATCTCGCCTTTCCGCACGACGCGAGCGAGCGCGCCGAGCGTCTCAACGGTGTCCGGCACGCCGGTGTCCTCTGGCCTGTCCAGCTCAACGACGAACGGTCTGTGCGCTCCGCCCCGATCGAGGGCACGGGGGGCAACGGATCACTCCAGGTGGTCGCCGCCTCCCCGGGCGTCCTGAGCGCGGCGGGTGCAGATCTGTCGCAGGGCCGGATCTTCGACGAGTGGCACGATCGGACGGAGCAGCGGGTCGCCGTGATAGGAGCGGGGGCGGCCGCGCGGCTCGGCATCAGGACCCTGGAGAACCAACCGGCCGTCTTCGTCGGGGACGAGGCCTTTCTCGTCATCGGCATCGTCGCGGACGTCCAGCGTGAGGCAGACCTGCTGCTGTCCGTCGTCGTCCCCCATGCCACTGCGACGCAGATCTGGGGCGTGCCCCGCGGCAACGCCAGGATGCTCATCTCCACGGATCTGGGGGCGGCCACTCAGGTCGCCTCCGAGGCCCCTTCGGCCATCAGCCCGAACCATCCCGACTACTTCAAGGCTGTGCCGCCCCCCGACCCCAGGACGTTGCGCACCGAGGTCAGCAGGGACCTGGACCAGCTCTTCCTCCTGCTGGCGGTGATCTGTCTGTTCATCGGCACCCTCGGGATCGCCAACACAACACTGGTCTCGGTGCTTGAGCGCACCGGGGAGATCGGTCTGCGTCGGTCTCTGGGAGCGAGATCCCGGCACATCACCTCACAGTTCCTCGTGGAGTCAGGGATGCTGGGCGCCATGGGCGGCCTGGTCGGTACGTCTCTGGGGGTGCTTTCCGTCGTTGCCGTGGCGCTGGTACGGGACTGGACCCCGGTCGTCCACCCCACGACGGTGGCGGCCGCCCCCGCCATCGGGCTCGCCACGGGATTGCTCGCTGGGCTGTATCCGGCGTGGAGAGCATCGAGGATTCAGCCGGTGGAAGCGCTCCGAAGGTAG
- a CDS encoding acylneuraminate cytidylyltransferase, which produces MQPPPTVLAVIPARGGSKGVPAKNLAEVGGIPLVARAVRAALAAPEVTDVVVTTDDGAIAEAARTAAADLRAAHRLHVVERPAAIAGDTATSEAAVLHAMDVYEAERARSVDVVLLVQCTSPFVSREDIDGVARAVAHEGADTAVTVAPFHGFVWRDGHAVEEGTYGVNHDKSVRPRRQDRPQDHLETGAAYAMDAAGFRTHRHRFFGHTALVPTDPARVLEIDDPHDLARARALAPLLDPSPLPSLADVDAVVLDFDGTQTDDRVMVDSEGRETVAVHRGDGLGIAALRKAGVPLLILSTEQNPVVAARARKLQIPVLHGIDRKDEALKRWCDEQSIAPDRVLYVGNDVNDLPCFSLAGWPVAVASAHDSVRAAARAVTTTPGGYGAIREIAAWLLGPTLTTTPTVPTVPTE; this is translated from the coding sequence ATGCAACCGCCCCCGACCGTCCTCGCCGTGATCCCCGCCCGCGGCGGATCCAAGGGCGTCCCCGCCAAGAACCTCGCCGAGGTCGGCGGCATCCCCCTGGTCGCCCGCGCCGTCCGCGCCGCGCTCGCCGCGCCCGAGGTCACCGACGTCGTCGTCACCACCGACGACGGGGCGATCGCCGAGGCCGCCCGCACCGCCGCCGCCGACCTGCGGGCCGCCCACCGGCTGCACGTCGTCGAGCGCCCCGCCGCCATCGCGGGGGACACCGCCACCAGCGAAGCGGCCGTGCTGCACGCGATGGACGTCTACGAGGCCGAGCGCGCCCGGAGCGTCGACGTGGTCCTCCTCGTCCAGTGCACCAGCCCGTTCGTCTCCCGCGAGGACATCGACGGCGTCGCCAGGGCGGTGGCCCACGAGGGCGCGGACACGGCCGTCACGGTCGCCCCGTTCCACGGCTTCGTCTGGCGCGACGGGCACGCCGTCGAGGAGGGAACGTACGGCGTCAACCACGACAAGTCCGTACGCCCGCGCCGGCAGGACCGCCCCCAGGACCACCTGGAGACCGGCGCCGCCTACGCGATGGACGCGGCGGGCTTCCGCACCCACCGCCACCGCTTCTTCGGCCACACCGCCCTGGTCCCCACCGACCCGGCGCGGGTGCTGGAGATCGACGACCCGCACGACCTGGCCCGCGCCCGCGCGCTCGCCCCGCTCCTGGACCCCTCCCCGCTGCCCTCCCTCGCGGACGTGGACGCGGTCGTCCTGGACTTCGACGGCACCCAGACCGACGACCGGGTCATGGTCGACTCCGAGGGCCGCGAGACGGTCGCCGTGCACCGGGGCGACGGCCTGGGCATCGCCGCGCTGCGCAAGGCGGGAGTCCCCCTCCTGATCCTCTCCACCGAGCAGAACCCGGTCGTCGCGGCCAGGGCCCGCAAGCTCCAGATCCCCGTCCTGCACGGCATCGACCGCAAGGACGAGGCGCTGAAGCGGTGGTGCGACGAGCAGTCCATCGCCCCCGACCGGGTCCTCTACGTCGGCAACGACGTCAACGACCTGCCCTGTTTCTCGCTCGCCGGCTGGCCCGTCGCCGTCGCGAGCGCCCACGACTCGGTACGCGCCGCGGCGCGCGCCGTCACGACCACCCCCGGGGGCTACGGCGCCATCCGCGAGATCGCGGCCTGGCTGCTGGGCCCCACCCTCACCACCACTCCCACTGTCCCCACAGTCCCCACCGAGTAA
- a CDS encoding DUF6716 putative glycosyltransferase, with product MPPRTSNEAEPAETPAAPRPALRVAVLADSDTRWKWGALTARRLTAGADGPDARPVEVSGLLLRGRATPTPRQLAEVGEVGIDAGRVREVTAVEFLHTVRDEGYDLVVLALVGGGVQAMLHGLAALGLPRRPVVVTGYVGVVYEKLADGLLLRHGADVVLANSAHDAERFRAVYEGVGADASAVTEAALPFLGGAPYRPEEGRDTVVFAAQPSVPASRADRTYLLRRLVEHARLHPRREVLLKLRSKPGEHTTHIEELPYQKLAQRLPGGLPPNFRLVYGHMGEVLDRTDLLVTVSSTAALESLHRRIPTAVLTDLGVRETLGNHHFVGSGLLTSWDRLDGGIRPRPDGAWLAGQGVAADGSYGTAYDTARAKVTALLGAGELPSLAPYYTPATAPGYLPGILGRHHLAPDGTPLPGAAAPQETGRVRGAVRETVRNAARGAYRQGVQRVAPVIRRMGEL from the coding sequence GTGCCCCCACGTACCAGCAATGAGGCCGAACCGGCCGAAACCCCCGCCGCGCCCCGACCGGCGCTGCGGGTCGCCGTCCTCGCCGACTCCGACACCCGGTGGAAATGGGGCGCGCTCACCGCGCGCCGCCTGACCGCCGGGGCGGACGGCCCGGACGCGCGCCCCGTCGAGGTCAGCGGGCTGCTGCTGCGCGGCCGGGCCACCCCGACGCCCCGCCAGCTCGCGGAGGTCGGCGAGGTCGGGATCGACGCCGGGCGGGTCCGCGAGGTCACCGCCGTCGAGTTCCTGCACACCGTGCGCGACGAGGGGTACGACCTCGTCGTCCTCGCCCTCGTCGGCGGCGGCGTCCAGGCCATGCTGCACGGCCTCGCCGCCCTCGGCCTGCCGCGCCGGCCCGTCGTCGTCACCGGATACGTGGGCGTCGTCTACGAGAAGCTCGCCGACGGGCTCCTGCTCCGCCACGGCGCGGACGTCGTCCTCGCCAACTCGGCCCACGACGCGGAGCGTTTCCGCGCCGTGTACGAGGGGGTGGGCGCCGACGCCTCGGCGGTCACGGAGGCAGCCCTGCCCTTCCTGGGCGGAGCCCCCTACCGCCCCGAAGAGGGCCGCGACACCGTGGTGTTCGCCGCCCAGCCCTCCGTGCCGGCCTCCCGCGCCGACCGTACGTACCTGCTGCGCCGGCTCGTCGAGCACGCCCGGCTGCACCCGCGCCGCGAGGTGCTGCTGAAGCTGCGCTCCAAGCCGGGCGAGCACACCACGCACATCGAGGAGCTGCCCTACCAGAAGCTCGCGCAGCGGCTGCCGGGCGGTCTGCCGCCCAACTTCCGCCTGGTGTACGGGCACATGGGCGAGGTGCTGGACCGCACCGACCTCCTGGTCACGGTCTCCTCGACGGCCGCGCTGGAGTCCCTGCACCGGCGCATCCCGACCGCGGTCCTCACCGACCTCGGTGTCCGCGAGACGCTCGGCAACCACCACTTCGTCGGCTCCGGGCTCCTCACCTCCTGGGACCGGCTCGACGGCGGAATCCGGCCCCGGCCCGACGGGGCGTGGCTGGCCGGCCAGGGCGTCGCCGCCGACGGCTCGTACGGCACCGCCTACGACACGGCCCGCGCCAAGGTCACCGCCCTCCTCGGCGCCGGAGAACTCCCGTCACTGGCCCCCTACTACACACCCGCCACCGCCCCCGGCTACCTCCCCGGCATTCTCGGCCGCCACCACCTGGCCCCCGACGGCACGCCCCTGCCCGGCGCGGCCGCACCGCAGGAGACCGGCCGGGTCCGGGGCGCGGTGCGCGAGACCGTCCGCAACGCGGCCCGGGGCGCCTACCGCCAGGGCGTCCAGCGCGTCGCCCCCGTGATCCGCCGGATGGGGGAGCTGTGA
- a CDS encoding N-acetylneuraminate synthase family protein — MSTSRLRTFGTRTAGPGHPVYITGEIGINHNGDLDNAIALIDAAAEAGCDAVKFQKRTPEICTPRDQWDIERDTPWGRMTYIDYRHRVEFGEAEYTAIAEHCAKRGIDWFASPWDTEAVAFLEKFDVPAHKVASASLTDDELLRALRATGRTVILSTGMSTPKQIRHAVEVLGSDNILLCHATSTYPAKAEELNLRVINTLQQEFPNVPIGYSGHETGLQTTLAAVALGATFVERHITLDRAMWGSDQAASVEPQGLTRLVRDIRTIEASLGDGVKKVYESELGPMKKLRRVAGVVAETENAAAPEPVAV; from the coding sequence ATGAGCACCTCCCGCCTGCGCACCTTCGGCACCCGCACCGCCGGCCCCGGCCACCCCGTCTACATCACGGGCGAGATCGGCATCAACCACAACGGCGACCTCGACAACGCCATCGCGCTGATCGACGCGGCCGCCGAAGCCGGCTGCGACGCCGTGAAGTTCCAGAAGCGCACCCCGGAGATCTGCACCCCGCGCGACCAGTGGGACATCGAGCGCGACACCCCCTGGGGCCGGATGACGTACATCGACTACCGCCACCGCGTCGAGTTCGGCGAGGCCGAGTACACCGCCATCGCCGAGCACTGCGCCAAGCGCGGCATCGACTGGTTCGCCTCCCCGTGGGACACCGAGGCCGTCGCCTTCCTGGAGAAGTTCGACGTCCCCGCCCACAAGGTGGCCTCCGCCTCCCTCACCGACGACGAGCTGCTGCGCGCCCTGCGCGCTACCGGCCGCACGGTCATCCTCTCCACCGGCATGTCGACCCCGAAGCAGATCCGCCACGCGGTCGAGGTCCTGGGCAGCGACAACATCCTTCTCTGCCACGCCACTTCCACGTACCCGGCGAAGGCCGAGGAGCTGAACCTGCGGGTCATCAACACCCTCCAGCAGGAGTTCCCGAACGTCCCGATCGGCTACTCCGGCCACGAGACCGGCCTCCAGACCACCCTCGCGGCCGTCGCGCTCGGCGCCACGTTCGTCGAGCGCCACATCACCCTGGACCGCGCCATGTGGGGCTCCGACCAGGCCGCCTCCGTCGAGCCGCAGGGCCTGACCCGCCTGGTCCGCGACATCCGCACCATCGAGGCCTCCCTCGGTGACGGCGTCAAGAAGGTGTACGAGTCCGAGCTCGGCCCGATGAAGAAGCTCCGCCGGGTCGCGGGCGTCGTCGCCGAGACCGAGAACGCGGCGGCCCCCGAGCCGGTCGCGGTCTGA
- a CDS encoding ABC transporter ATP-binding protein — protein sequence MSLPPPVIEFRGVGLVYPGSAPVEALLPCDLTVGRGEFVTIIGPSGAGKSTFLNIVGLLDRHTSGAYLLDGVDTGPLRDGDRTALRGRRVGFVFQSFHLLPHRTVCENVELALVYRGVGKGERTAEARRTLLRVGLGERMHALPTTLSGGERQRVAIARALVGGPSLLLCDEPTGNLDTSTAGSILELFQELHGQGMTILLITHDPAVAGRGNRTLEIRDGQMTEQVRV from the coding sequence GTGAGCCTCCCGCCGCCGGTCATCGAGTTTCGTGGGGTGGGGCTTGTGTACCCCGGCTCAGCGCCTGTGGAAGCACTTCTTCCCTGCGACCTGACGGTGGGCCGAGGAGAGTTCGTCACCATCATCGGTCCGTCCGGAGCAGGAAAGTCGACGTTCCTCAACATCGTCGGCCTGCTGGACAGGCACACCAGCGGCGCCTATCTGCTCGACGGAGTCGACACGGGGCCTCTCCGTGACGGGGACCGCACCGCCCTGCGGGGCCGGCGGGTGGGTTTCGTCTTCCAGTCCTTCCACCTCCTGCCCCACAGAACCGTCTGCGAGAACGTGGAACTGGCCCTTGTCTACCGAGGTGTGGGCAAAGGCGAGCGGACGGCCGAAGCGCGAAGGACGCTGCTGCGCGTGGGCCTGGGCGAGCGGATGCATGCTCTGCCGACGACTCTCTCCGGTGGAGAACGCCAACGGGTGGCCATCGCACGTGCATTGGTGGGAGGCCCTTCCCTGCTCCTGTGTGACGAGCCCACCGGGAACCTCGATACGTCGACGGCGGGTTCGATCCTCGAACTCTTCCAGGAGCTGCATGGCCAGGGCATGACGATCCTTCTCATCACCCACGATCCGGCGGTAGCCGGCCGAGGAAACCGAACACTGGAGATCCGGGACGGACAGATGACCGAGCAGGTTCGGGTATGA
- a CDS encoding peptidoglycan-binding protein has translation MVGTAVLLSVAGVLAAQLIKSPAQAVADTAPPPPSVISAPVEKRILKDTVIIRGTVTSEQSIDVTPNASGPDAGAPVVTRLPVKAKEALKPGQLLLEVSGRPVIALQGSLPMYRDLKPGASGDDVAQLQKGLAALGHATTGDTRGYFGAGTKAAVSALYEDLGYTPLAAAADGAPALEEARDHVVTAQRGREDLPPSASRKEIERADADLRRARQRLTEAEAASGPMIPVPELVFLSSFPARVDRVDARVGSQTTTRALTVSAGALVVNGTVQAHQKELIQAGQKVEILSELTGATAPGTVASVSDAISDGRSTSATDEADPSASGERGYPLVVKPTKKLPLDFAGQDVRLTVEAASTEEEVLVVPVSAVSAGADGRTSVTVLMPDGESRRRVQVTTGTSGEGTVQVRPSAGESLAEGDTVVIGVAAGANDHGERTG, from the coding sequence ATGGTGGGAACAGCGGTGCTGCTGTCCGTCGCCGGAGTGCTGGCGGCACAGTTGATCAAGTCGCCCGCGCAGGCGGTAGCGGACACGGCTCCGCCGCCGCCGAGCGTGATCTCCGCACCGGTCGAGAAGCGGATCCTCAAGGACACCGTGATCATCCGTGGGACGGTCACCTCTGAGCAGTCGATCGACGTCACGCCGAACGCGAGCGGGCCGGACGCCGGTGCGCCGGTGGTCACCAGACTGCCGGTCAAGGCGAAAGAGGCACTGAAGCCCGGGCAGTTGCTTCTGGAGGTGTCAGGGCGACCGGTGATCGCTCTCCAGGGCAGCCTGCCCATGTACCGGGACCTCAAGCCTGGCGCGAGCGGCGATGACGTCGCGCAACTCCAGAAGGGGCTGGCCGCTCTGGGCCACGCGACGACCGGAGACACCCGCGGGTACTTCGGGGCGGGAACGAAGGCAGCCGTCTCGGCGCTCTACGAGGACCTCGGCTACACCCCGCTCGCCGCGGCGGCCGACGGCGCGCCTGCCCTGGAGGAGGCGCGGGACCACGTGGTCACCGCTCAGCGAGGCCGGGAGGACCTGCCGCCGTCCGCTTCACGGAAGGAGATCGAGCGGGCCGACGCAGATCTGCGGCGAGCGAGGCAACGCCTGACGGAGGCTGAGGCCGCGTCGGGGCCGATGATCCCCGTGCCCGAACTCGTCTTCCTCTCCTCCTTTCCCGCCCGGGTGGACCGCGTGGACGCCCGCGTCGGCTCACAGACGACCACCAGGGCCCTGACGGTCTCCGCGGGGGCCCTGGTCGTCAACGGGACCGTGCAGGCACATCAGAAGGAGCTGATCCAGGCGGGGCAGAAGGTGGAGATACTCTCCGAGCTCACCGGAGCCACTGCGCCGGGGACCGTCGCCAGTGTCTCCGACGCCATCAGCGACGGTCGGTCGACGTCCGCCACCGATGAGGCCGACCCCTCGGCGAGCGGAGAGCGGGGCTACCCGCTCGTGGTGAAGCCGACGAAGAAGCTGCCCCTCGATTTCGCCGGCCAGGACGTCCGGCTGACGGTGGAGGCGGCGTCGACCGAGGAGGAGGTGCTGGTCGTACCCGTGTCCGCGGTCTCGGCAGGGGCGGACGGCAGGACTTCCGTGACCGTGCTGATGCCCGATGGAGAATCCCGTCGGCGGGTCCAGGTCACCACGGGGACGTCCGGTGAGGGGACGGTGCAGGTGCGCCCGTCCGCTGGGGAGTCGCTGGCCGAGGGCGACACAGTCGTCATCGGAGTAGCGGCCGGGGCGAACGATCACGGGGAGCGTACAGGGTGA